A single genomic interval of Spirosoma linguale DSM 74 harbors:
- a CDS encoding oxidoreductase domain protein (PFAM: oxidoreductase domain protein~KEGG: mlo:mlr7229 glucose-fructose oxidoreductase) yields MDIFNINRRRFIQGTTASLALSAFGARGMDLINPPKAYRVGLIGTGWYGKSDLFRLIQVAPVEVVALCDVDKNMLAGAAKLVSQRQKSGKTPKLYGDYKKMLAENQMDIVLIGTPDHWHALQMIDCVKAGSHVYVQKPISVDVMEGEAMVAAARKYNKVVQVGTQRKSTPHLIRAKKEIVEAGLLGKISHVEMSCDLHMRNNGNPAVQPVPDFLDYEMWTGPAPLRPYDGLPHVRWWRTFMEYGNGITGDMCVHMLDTVRWMLGLGWPKRITSHGGIYVQKEGKSNISDTQSALFEYDELNCVWHHKTWGTANNPDYPWSFTLYGEKGTLWGSTMQCDFIPDGKGEKIHFDVVYEKEKYPEDVTEDTTPKIELNAAPATRLHMLNFLDAIDKNSRPVADIEEGHISTASCILANMAMKTGRPMVYDPVKREVVGDKEATKMLARDYRSPYTHPDPKKV; encoded by the coding sequence ATGGATATTTTTAATATCAACCGCCGTCGTTTTATTCAGGGCACTACTGCCTCACTTGCTCTCTCGGCCTTTGGAGCGAGGGGAATGGATTTGATTAACCCACCCAAAGCTTACCGGGTTGGCCTGATCGGTACGGGCTGGTATGGCAAAAGTGATTTGTTTCGATTGATTCAGGTCGCTCCCGTTGAGGTGGTTGCCCTCTGCGATGTCGACAAAAATATGTTAGCCGGTGCCGCCAAGCTGGTCAGTCAGCGGCAGAAATCGGGTAAAACGCCCAAGCTGTACGGCGATTACAAAAAAATGCTGGCCGAGAACCAGATGGACATCGTGCTCATCGGCACTCCCGACCATTGGCACGCGCTCCAGATGATCGACTGCGTAAAGGCAGGGTCGCACGTGTATGTACAGAAGCCCATCAGCGTCGATGTAATGGAAGGCGAAGCGATGGTTGCTGCCGCCCGTAAATACAACAAAGTGGTGCAGGTGGGTACGCAACGGAAAAGTACTCCCCACCTGATCAGAGCGAAAAAAGAGATTGTTGAAGCTGGATTACTGGGCAAAATATCGCACGTAGAGATGTCGTGCGATCTGCACATGCGGAACAATGGTAACCCCGCCGTACAGCCTGTTCCCGATTTTCTGGATTACGAAATGTGGACCGGTCCGGCTCCGCTGCGCCCTTACGATGGCCTGCCGCACGTACGCTGGTGGCGGACATTCATGGAATACGGCAACGGCATCACGGGCGACATGTGTGTTCACATGCTCGATACGGTTCGCTGGATGCTGGGTCTCGGCTGGCCCAAGCGGATTACGTCGCACGGTGGCATTTACGTGCAGAAAGAAGGTAAATCGAATATCTCCGATACGCAATCGGCACTGTTTGAGTACGACGAACTGAACTGCGTATGGCATCACAAAACCTGGGGAACGGCCAACAATCCGGATTATCCGTGGTCTTTCACGCTTTACGGCGAAAAAGGCACCTTGTGGGGCAGCACCATGCAGTGCGACTTTATTCCCGACGGGAAAGGTGAAAAAATCCACTTCGATGTTGTCTACGAAAAAGAGAAATACCCAGAAGACGTCACCGAAGATACCACGCCGAAGATTGAGCTGAATGCGGCCCCGGCCACGCGTCTGCACATGCTCAACTTCCTCGACGCCATCGACAAAAACAGCCGTCCCGTTGCCGACATCGAAGAGGGCCACATCTCGACGGCGAGCTGCATTCTGGCCAACATGGCTATGAAAACTGGCCGTCCGATGGTATACGACCCCGTCAAGCGCGAAGTAGTCGGCGACAAAGAAGCGACTAAAATGTTGGCGCGGGATTACCGGAGTCCATACACACACCCCGATCCGAAGAAGGTGTAG
- a CDS encoding AAA ATPase (SMART: AAA ATPase~KEGG: sat:SYN_01511 ATPase) translates to MKTFVQRSLQSVIASQLNSNKVILLVGARRVGKTVLMNQLADSYEGSTLLLNGDDISTAELLNDRRVSSYKRWLGDTKLLLIDEAQVIPDVGRSLKLLIDSFPTLTIFATGSSAFDLANRAGEPLVGRQLTYTLYPLAQLELSTTETFLQTRDHFTDRLIFGSYPDVVQMDDINDRIDYLKGMVSSYLLKDILLFEQVRNAHKMLQLLQLIAYQTGSEVSTDELSRQLQIDRNTVVRYLDLFTKVFILFRLGGYSSNLRKEVTKSSKWYFFDNGIRNALINNFSLPAQRNDMGALWENYLVSERLKRNGYLRSQAIPYFWRTYDQQELDWVEETNGQLSAFEMKWNTNRVRFPKAFQTAYPDASLSVVNPDNYLDFIT, encoded by the coding sequence ATGAAAACGTTTGTTCAGCGTAGTCTTCAGTCAGTTATCGCATCCCAGTTAAATTCCAATAAGGTCATTTTATTAGTTGGTGCCCGTCGGGTTGGCAAAACGGTGCTGATGAACCAGCTAGCCGACTCGTACGAGGGGTCTACCCTGTTGCTCAATGGCGATGACATTAGTACGGCTGAACTACTCAACGACCGGCGGGTATCCAGCTACAAACGCTGGCTTGGTGATACAAAGCTTCTGCTCATTGATGAAGCACAGGTCATACCTGATGTCGGACGTTCGCTAAAGCTTCTCATCGACTCGTTTCCTACCCTGACCATATTTGCCACGGGGTCATCAGCTTTCGACTTGGCGAATCGGGCGGGCGAGCCGCTTGTTGGCCGTCAACTCACCTATACACTTTATCCACTGGCCCAACTCGAACTATCGACGACAGAAACGTTTCTACAAACGCGCGACCATTTTACCGACAGGCTCATTTTCGGTAGTTATCCGGATGTGGTACAAATGGACGATATCAATGACCGCATCGATTACCTGAAAGGCATGGTTTCATCGTATTTATTGAAAGATATTCTACTATTTGAACAGGTAAGAAACGCCCACAAGATGCTGCAACTCCTTCAACTGATTGCTTATCAGACCGGCAGTGAAGTATCGACAGACGAATTAAGTCGTCAGTTACAGATCGACCGGAATACGGTCGTCCGATACCTAGACCTGTTCACTAAGGTTTTCATCCTATTCCGATTAGGCGGCTATAGCAGTAATCTGCGCAAGGAAGTTACGAAATCGTCGAAGTGGTATTTCTTTGATAATGGCATTCGCAATGCGCTGATCAACAATTTCAGTCTGCCCGCTCAGCGAAATGACATGGGGGCCTTGTGGGAGAATTACTTGGTTTCGGAACGTCTTAAACGAAATGGGTATCTACGAAGTCAAGCTATACCATATTTCTGGCGTACCTACGATCAGCAGGAGCTTGATTGGGTTGAAGAAACTAATGGCCAGCTAAGCGCCTTTGAAATGAAATGGAACACCAATCGTGTTCGCTTCCCTAAAGCGTTTCAAACGGCTTATCCAGATGCGTCTTTATCCGTTGTGAATCCGGATAACTACCTGGATTTTATCACATAA
- a CDS encoding SNF2-related protein (PFAM: SNF2-related protein; zinc finger SWIM domain protein; helicase domain protein~SMART: DEAD-like helicase ; helicase domain protein~KEGG: ecg:E2348C_2622 predicted helicase), which translates to MAERITYGKTWWGQQWLNALTSIDMANRLPRGKTYANKGAVQGLSISQNQISASIKGTAPRPYKSKLSVPLFTEQEKDWLLTEIRENPATLAQLLNRQLPPELTEFADTSDIQLFPHSFRDLSMGCSCPDEAVPCKHLAAVIYTIANEIDRNPFLVFQLKGLDILSELQKFQVEGIQGALETVLSFKDIGTDDLPDDEDWKPDEKAQANLDFATIPALTDQLLGLLSPDVTFTKGDFHKSLARAYKLFSKPVDIDLNEERNTTSVPAFSDSIELQLDEVMTVKKINMFSEHGEPRSIPGFDMSDLMAWLNTLTEADWAEMSDSVRGLYLTMQFAAALLRRGAVVPQLLRVGPTEEQYRVRWLPATLNETVKRQTDLLATQLPPTLLTVRWQKEWLALPDEQQVLTLCSLFLRRAIKPATVELWERWPLEDADRLFFGVETIRFEGFGRKEMPLAMQLWVSDFFLTHKRFVPILAVEDSESGDEFRLSLLIRDREAPTINGAPTAPIPLPDLLDKRANGIDRHQRIRMAVLQDLLVLARHFPDLAKLTKTGGPAYLSYTPEQFVKVLLEQLPRMQLLGIALLLPKSLQHWVRPAAGGRLKAKVTANTAFMRLDDMLTFDWQIALGSDMVSVKEFQKLVGRTTGLVKIKDQYVLVDPTELNKLYKQLENPPELTGTELLRAALSEEFRGNRVGLTADVRELIRQFTESESQPLPDSLDATLRPYQQRGYDWLIKNTALGMGSLLADDMGLGKTLQVIALLLKFKQEGRFKKQKGLVVLPTTLLTNWQKEIARFAPELQARIYHGSNRKLPTERNGEYDLLLTTYGVIRSDLNELKKITWAVVVIDEAQNIKNADTEQTKAVKALKSPIRIALSGTPVENRLSEFWSIMDFVNKGYLGGLTKFNEEFGKPIQQERDHQKLDQFRRITSPFLLRRVKTDRTIISDLPDKIETNQFCALTTEQAVLYQSVVQESLRAIEEKDGIARRGLVLKLMTALKQIGNHPHQYLKKGNAAPSLSGKATLLLSLLETIYANHEKVLIFTQYKEMGELLTQFIQQSFGTQPLFLHGGTSRPERDRMVEQFQRNRSDHTFILSLKAGGTGLNLTQANHVIHFDLWWNPAVESQATDRAFRIGQTKNVMVYRLMNQGTLEEKIDAMIRSKRELADLSVKTGETWLGDLSDDELKELVSLG; encoded by the coding sequence ATGGCGGAACGAATCACCTACGGCAAAACATGGTGGGGACAACAATGGCTCAATGCGCTGACCAGCATTGACATGGCGAACCGTTTGCCACGGGGTAAAACTTACGCGAACAAAGGAGCGGTACAGGGATTGTCTATTTCTCAGAATCAAATTAGTGCCTCGATTAAAGGAACCGCCCCCCGACCGTATAAATCAAAATTATCGGTACCGCTGTTCACTGAACAGGAAAAAGACTGGCTACTGACCGAAATCCGGGAGAACCCGGCCACGCTGGCGCAACTACTAAACCGCCAGCTTCCGCCCGAACTGACCGAATTTGCGGACACGAGTGATATTCAACTCTTCCCTCATTCGTTTCGGGACTTATCGATGGGTTGCTCCTGCCCCGACGAAGCCGTACCCTGCAAGCATCTGGCGGCTGTTATTTATACCATCGCTAATGAAATTGACCGGAACCCGTTTCTGGTTTTTCAGCTGAAAGGGCTCGACATTCTGAGTGAATTACAGAAATTTCAGGTAGAAGGTATTCAGGGAGCGCTCGAAACAGTCCTGTCGTTCAAAGACATTGGTACCGACGATTTGCCCGACGACGAAGACTGGAAACCCGACGAAAAGGCGCAGGCCAACTTAGACTTTGCCACCATTCCGGCACTGACCGACCAGCTTTTAGGCTTGCTTTCGCCCGATGTTACCTTCACCAAGGGCGACTTTCATAAATCGCTGGCGCGGGCGTACAAACTCTTCAGCAAGCCGGTTGATATTGACCTGAACGAAGAGCGCAACACCACCAGCGTTCCGGCCTTCAGCGACAGCATTGAGCTACAACTCGATGAGGTGATGACGGTCAAAAAGATCAACATGTTCAGCGAACATGGCGAACCCCGGTCCATTCCCGGCTTCGACATGAGCGACCTGATGGCCTGGCTCAACACCCTCACCGAAGCAGACTGGGCCGAAATGAGCGACTCTGTTCGGGGCTTGTACCTAACCATGCAGTTTGCAGCGGCACTGCTGCGCCGGGGTGCCGTCGTGCCGCAGCTCCTGCGCGTTGGGCCGACGGAAGAACAGTACCGGGTTCGGTGGCTTCCGGCCACGCTCAACGAAACCGTAAAACGCCAGACCGATTTGCTGGCCACGCAACTGCCGCCCACGCTGCTCACCGTGCGCTGGCAAAAGGAATGGCTGGCCCTACCCGATGAGCAGCAGGTGCTGACGCTGTGTTCGTTATTTCTGCGCCGGGCCATCAAACCCGCTACCGTCGAACTCTGGGAACGCTGGCCGCTGGAAGATGCCGACCGCCTTTTCTTCGGCGTCGAGACGATACGCTTTGAAGGCTTCGGCCGGAAAGAAATGCCGCTGGCCATGCAGCTGTGGGTAAGTGACTTCTTTCTGACCCACAAGCGGTTTGTACCCATTCTGGCCGTTGAGGATAGCGAATCGGGCGATGAGTTCCGGCTGAGTCTGCTCATCCGCGACCGCGAAGCCCCCACCATCAACGGGGCACCGACCGCCCCGATTCCCTTGCCAGACCTGCTCGACAAACGCGCTAACGGCATCGACCGGCACCAACGCATCCGAATGGCCGTTTTGCAGGATTTGCTGGTGCTGGCGAGGCACTTTCCGGATCTGGCCAAACTGACCAAAACAGGTGGCCCGGCTTATCTGTCCTACACACCCGAACAGTTCGTGAAAGTCCTACTGGAGCAATTGCCCCGAATGCAGTTGCTCGGTATTGCGCTGTTATTGCCCAAGTCGCTCCAGCATTGGGTTCGCCCCGCAGCGGGCGGACGGCTCAAGGCCAAAGTCACGGCCAACACCGCATTTATGCGCCTGGACGACATGCTAACGTTCGACTGGCAGATTGCCCTCGGCAGCGATATGGTGAGCGTCAAAGAGTTTCAGAAACTGGTGGGCCGTACAACAGGGCTGGTCAAGATCAAAGACCAGTACGTGCTTGTCGACCCGACCGAGTTGAACAAGCTTTACAAACAACTCGAAAATCCACCCGAGCTAACGGGTACAGAGTTGCTTCGGGCGGCTTTGTCCGAAGAGTTCCGGGGCAATCGGGTTGGCCTGACGGCGGATGTCCGGGAGTTGATTCGACAGTTCACCGAAAGCGAATCGCAACCCCTTCCCGATTCGCTGGATGCTACCCTTCGCCCGTATCAACAGCGCGGTTACGACTGGCTCATTAAAAATACGGCCCTCGGCATGGGCAGTCTGCTGGCCGATGACATGGGCCTTGGAAAAACGCTTCAGGTCATTGCGCTGCTGCTTAAATTCAAACAGGAAGGCCGATTTAAGAAACAAAAGGGGCTGGTAGTACTACCCACGACTCTGCTTACCAACTGGCAAAAAGAAATTGCCCGGTTCGCACCGGAGTTACAGGCCCGAATTTACCACGGCTCCAACCGAAAGCTCCCCACCGAACGCAACGGCGAGTATGACCTGCTGCTGACGACCTACGGCGTTATCCGCAGTGACCTGAATGAACTGAAGAAGATAACCTGGGCGGTGGTGGTCATCGACGAAGCGCAGAACATCAAAAACGCCGATACCGAACAGACAAAAGCCGTTAAAGCGCTAAAATCGCCCATTCGCATTGCTTTGAGCGGTACGCCGGTTGAAAACCGGTTGTCGGAGTTCTGGAGCATTATGGATTTCGTGAACAAAGGGTATCTGGGCGGGCTGACCAAGTTTAACGAGGAGTTCGGCAAGCCGATTCAGCAGGAGCGTGACCACCAGAAACTCGACCAGTTCCGGCGCATTACGAGCCCGTTCCTGCTGCGTCGCGTCAAAACTGATCGCACGATCATCAGCGATCTTCCCGACAAAATCGAGACTAACCAGTTCTGCGCCCTCACCACCGAGCAGGCCGTGCTGTACCAGAGTGTGGTGCAGGAAAGCTTGCGGGCCATCGAAGAGAAGGACGGTATTGCCCGGCGTGGTCTGGTGCTGAAACTCATGACCGCCCTCAAGCAGATTGGCAACCACCCGCACCAGTATTTGAAAAAAGGTAATGCGGCCCCGTCGCTGTCCGGCAAGGCAACGCTCTTGCTCAGTCTGCTCGAAACGATTTACGCCAACCACGAAAAGGTGTTGATCTTCACCCAGTACAAGGAAATGGGCGAGTTGCTGACTCAGTTCATCCAGCAGTCATTTGGTACGCAACCGCTCTTCCTGCACGGCGGCACGTCGCGGCCCGAACGCGACCGGATGGTGGAGCAATTCCAGCGTAACCGCAGCGATCACACGTTTATACTGTCCCTAAAAGCAGGTGGTACGGGGCTAAACCTGACGCAGGCCAACCACGTCATTCACTTCGATTTGTGGTGGAACCCGGCGGTCGAATCGCAAGCCACCGACCGCGCTTTCCGTATCGGCCAGACGAAGAACGTCATGGTGTACCGACTCATGAACCAGGGCACTTTGGAAGAGAAAATCGACGCCATGATCCGCTCCAAACGCGAACTCGCCGACCTCAGCGTCAAAACCGGCGAAACCTGGCTCGGTGATTTGAGTGATGATGAGCTGAAAGAACTGGTGAGTTTGGGGTGA
- a CDS encoding hypothetical protein (KEGG: swd:Swoo_1086 hypothetical protein) — protein sequence MASLRLFLTPKTGYFVLLTGLIIGIELAVTHTAGFNRHPVAVSLGVVFDLVFVTTGLFYWLVAKPLRLPRSRSILIAVLMLRLASFILPKGDFLPNQFWPVLLILTEVMVLILAGLRIRTIVQTYRRLRPHADKETALQGSLAAVFGHKVAAIIMGEGLTLYYVLMGWRLTQDVLPGSTALTTHRQSGQIALVVSLLIVGLIETVGVHVLLNRWNPSVAFWVTLTSVYGLLFFIADMIATVKRPSYLTDTHLHLRLGVRWRAIVPRSAIANVRRIHEKPVKQSGQLNGAFLTAPTILLTFSEPICFDGPYGLKKQISQFSFCVDNPDSFVQLLRERA from the coding sequence ATGGCCTCTTTACGGCTCTTTCTTACCCCCAAAACTGGATACTTCGTTCTGCTGACAGGCCTGATCATCGGTATAGAACTAGCTGTAACGCATACTGCCGGTTTTAATCGGCACCCGGTTGCCGTATCGCTGGGGGTTGTTTTCGATTTGGTGTTCGTTACCACGGGTTTGTTTTACTGGCTCGTAGCAAAACCCCTTCGCCTACCCCGCAGCCGCTCCATCCTGATAGCAGTGCTTATGCTGCGTCTGGCGTCGTTCATCTTACCCAAAGGCGATTTCCTACCAAACCAGTTCTGGCCAGTCTTGTTGATACTGACTGAGGTAATGGTACTTATACTAGCTGGTTTACGAATTCGAACTATTGTGCAGACCTATCGACGGTTGCGTCCTCATGCGGATAAAGAAACAGCCTTGCAGGGCAGTCTGGCTGCCGTTTTTGGCCATAAAGTGGCAGCCATCATTATGGGCGAGGGCCTTACACTCTATTATGTGCTGATGGGTTGGCGGCTCACGCAAGATGTCCTACCGGGTTCAACAGCCCTGACCACGCATCGTCAATCAGGGCAAATTGCGCTGGTGGTTAGCCTGCTGATCGTTGGCCTGATCGAAACAGTTGGCGTCCATGTGCTGCTGAACCGATGGAACCCATCAGTAGCGTTTTGGGTAACCCTGACCAGCGTCTATGGGTTATTGTTTTTCATAGCCGACATGATTGCCACCGTCAAGCGTCCCTCCTATCTGACCGACACCCATCTTCACCTCCGCCTGGGGGTACGCTGGCGGGCCATCGTTCCGCGCTCAGCAATAGCTAATGTCAGACGAATTCATGAAAAACCGGTTAAACAGTCTGGTCAACTCAATGGTGCCTTTTTAACAGCACCTACTATTTTGCTGACTTTCAGCGAACCCATTTGCTTCGACGGGCCTTATGGATTAAAGAAGCAGATCAGTCAATTTTCTTTTTGTGTGGATAATCCCGATTCATTCGTTCAATTACTACGGGAACGTGCCTGA
- a CDS encoding Anthranilate phosphoribosyltransferase-like protein (KEGG: similar to phosphoribosylanthranilate transferase) gives MVLDVPATSTPLGRGIKHIGIGKYGSKPLTPEMLAECRVALADPASHPLQRGAFLGALLAKGPTDDERTLEEVIGKGAFSHPTFFINKVCPDLPEGLLHIATKLVRGANLQVDEAEQLGDYLFGDGSCETFRGLAASIMRVRHETNEEYHGLMRAAERTFTPGFGPMSCADRPLIQLAEPFDGVENSYLITPLLAQFFQKRGYGAISMVGRSGGPKFTLNTLDLYMNLGCRFLQSNHELDTPLASYGWVLDQKALSPALNRWVERRHTMIKRPFLATLEKVLNPCHARILVTSVFHITYQMKMAELAMLAGFDAVIVLKRGLEGSLAPSTSRATGVLCAVRTPKGHLFFQHFEGDTPAFASFRTETEPEYDQPQALDNARLVKQFMTTGQTANADFDNRVRFAHALYGRGLDWIEGQLR, from the coding sequence ATGGTTCTGGACGTACCGGCCACCAGTACCCCGCTTGGGCGTGGTATCAAACACATTGGCATTGGTAAGTATGGCAGTAAGCCGCTCACCCCCGAAATGCTGGCCGAATGTCGGGTTGCGCTGGCCGACCCGGCGTCCCATCCGCTCCAACGCGGGGCTTTTCTGGGAGCCTTACTAGCCAAAGGCCCAACCGACGACGAACGGACACTGGAAGAGGTAATCGGAAAGGGGGCTTTCTCGCATCCCACGTTTTTCATTAATAAAGTCTGCCCCGATCTGCCGGAAGGTCTTCTCCACATCGCCACTAAACTGGTTCGTGGGGCGAACCTTCAGGTCGATGAAGCCGAGCAATTAGGTGATTATCTGTTTGGCGATGGCTCCTGTGAAACCTTCCGGGGGCTGGCCGCCAGTATCATGCGCGTCCGGCACGAAACGAACGAAGAATACCATGGGCTGATGCGCGCAGCCGAGCGGACGTTTACGCCAGGATTTGGTCCTATGAGCTGCGCTGACCGGCCGCTGATCCAACTGGCCGAGCCGTTCGATGGCGTCGAGAACAGTTACCTCATTACGCCCCTGCTGGCGCAGTTTTTCCAGAAACGGGGCTATGGGGCCATCTCTATGGTGGGCCGCTCGGGTGGGCCGAAGTTCACGCTAAATACCCTCGATTTATACATGAACCTGGGTTGCCGGTTTTTACAAAGCAACCACGAACTGGATACACCCCTGGCCTCATACGGCTGGGTGCTGGATCAAAAGGCGTTGTCGCCTGCGCTCAATCGGTGGGTGGAGCGTCGGCATACGATGATCAAACGCCCGTTTCTGGCTACCCTCGAAAAAGTGCTGAACCCCTGCCACGCCCGGATTCTGGTGACGTCGGTGTTCCATATTACCTACCAGATGAAAATGGCCGAGCTGGCGATGCTGGCCGGATTCGATGCCGTAATCGTGCTGAAACGCGGCCTGGAGGGAAGCCTGGCTCCTTCGACCAGCCGCGCAACGGGCGTTCTGTGCGCCGTCCGAACGCCCAAAGGCCATTTGTTCTTCCAGCATTTCGAGGGGGATACGCCTGCGTTTGCCAGCTTCCGTACCGAAACGGAACCCGAATACGACCAGCCCCAGGCACTCGACAATGCCCGGCTTGTGAAGCAGTTTATGACTACCGGCCAAACCGCTAATGCCGATTTCGACAACCGGGTTCGTTTTGCCCACGCCTTGTACGGCCGGGGACTCGACTGGATTGAGGGCCAGTTGCGGTAA
- a CDS encoding FAD dependent oxidoreductase (PFAM: FAD dependent oxidoreductase~KEGG: pmr:PMI1053 hydroxyglutarate oxidase) yields MTDVVIIGGGIVGLATALQLKQQRQNLTVILIEKEAAVARHQTGHNSGVIHSGLYYKPGSLKATNCIRGYHMLIDFCDAEGIPYELCGKIVVATKPEDLPQLDTLYERGQLNGLGGLKKLSLAEMREIEPHVTGVAGMFVPQTGIIDYKQVSEKYAEKFLSLGGEIRLNERVEQVTAGTSLSIVVTNKDRYETKLVVNCAGLYSDKIAQLTQREAVDVRIVPFRGEYFKIKPQKEYLVKNLIYPVPDPNFPFLGVHFTRMVHGGVEAGPNAVLAFQREGYKKSDVNLKEFYETLSWPGFQKVAAKYWETGLGEMYRSFSKAAFTKALQGLIPEIQESDLEPGGAGVRAQACDRTGGLLDDFAILESDKAINVVNAPSPAATSSLSIGKTVSEKVLARF; encoded by the coding sequence ATGACAGACGTAGTAATTATTGGCGGAGGCATCGTAGGGTTAGCCACCGCGCTTCAGTTGAAGCAGCAACGGCAAAACTTGACCGTTATCTTAATTGAGAAAGAGGCTGCCGTTGCCCGACACCAGACGGGGCATAACAGCGGGGTTATCCACTCCGGTTTGTATTACAAGCCCGGCAGTCTGAAAGCCACCAACTGCATCCGGGGGTACCACATGCTCATCGACTTCTGCGATGCGGAGGGCATTCCGTATGAACTTTGCGGCAAAATCGTCGTCGCTACCAAACCCGAAGATCTTCCTCAATTAGACACGCTCTATGAGCGGGGACAACTCAACGGCCTTGGTGGGCTGAAAAAGCTGTCGCTAGCCGAAATGCGTGAGATTGAACCGCACGTGACGGGCGTTGCTGGTATGTTCGTTCCGCAAACGGGTATCATCGACTACAAGCAGGTGTCTGAAAAATACGCCGAGAAGTTTCTGTCGTTGGGTGGTGAAATCCGCTTGAACGAGCGTGTTGAGCAGGTAACGGCGGGAACAAGTCTGAGTATTGTTGTAACGAATAAAGATCGCTACGAAACCAAACTGGTGGTGAACTGTGCGGGCCTTTATTCCGATAAAATTGCCCAACTCACCCAGCGCGAAGCCGTCGATGTACGCATTGTGCCGTTTCGGGGCGAGTATTTCAAGATCAAGCCGCAAAAAGAATACCTGGTTAAAAACCTGATCTACCCCGTTCCCGACCCGAATTTCCCCTTCCTGGGCGTTCACTTCACCCGGATGGTGCATGGTGGAGTAGAGGCTGGCCCGAACGCAGTTCTGGCATTTCAGCGGGAAGGCTACAAAAAATCGGATGTGAATCTGAAAGAGTTTTACGAAACGCTGTCGTGGCCGGGTTTTCAGAAAGTGGCCGCTAAGTACTGGGAAACGGGTCTGGGCGAAATGTATCGGTCGTTCTCCAAAGCGGCTTTCACCAAAGCCTTGCAGGGTCTGATACCAGAAATTCAGGAGTCGGATCTGGAGCCGGGGGGCGCGGGTGTACGGGCGCAGGCCTGTGATCGAACGGGTGGATTGCTGGATGATTTCGCTATTCTTGAAAGCGATAAGGCCATTAACGTCGTCAATGCACCCTCGCCAGCCGCCACCTCGTCGCTATCGATTGGCAAAACGGTTTCTGAGAAGGTGCTCGCCCGATTTTAA
- a CDS encoding Ferritin Dps family protein (PFAM: Ferritin Dps family protein~KEGG: rpd:RPD_3834 ferritin and Dps) has product MKAVHQVEVLDTPSDLKDKGIQKVAEAVNGLVADAFALYIKTKNYHWHMSGRHFRDYHLLLDEQADQIFATIDPLAERVRKLGENTIRSVAHIAQLQRVKDNDEDFVAPKDMLVDLMNENKKMAKAMRDAHKVADDAEDVATASLLEVYIDETERRVWFLFETTRELN; this is encoded by the coding sequence ATGAAAGCTGTTCATCAAGTAGAGGTGCTGGACACCCCATCCGACCTCAAAGACAAAGGCATACAAAAAGTAGCTGAGGCTGTAAACGGGCTGGTAGCCGATGCCTTTGCACTATATATCAAAACGAAAAATTACCACTGGCACATGTCGGGCCGCCACTTCCGCGACTATCATCTGCTATTGGATGAGCAGGCCGACCAGATTTTCGCTACCATCGACCCGCTCGCCGAACGCGTCCGGAAACTGGGCGAAAACACCATCCGGTCGGTAGCGCACATTGCTCAGTTGCAGCGGGTGAAGGACAACGATGAAGATTTCGTGGCACCGAAAGACATGCTGGTCGACTTGATGAACGAAAACAAGAAGATGGCGAAAGCCATGCGCGACGCACACAAAGTTGCCGACGACGCTGAAGACGTAGCCACTGCTAGCCTGCTCGAAGTATATATCGACGAAACCGAACGCCGTGTGTGGTTCCTGTTTGAAACGACACGGGAGTTGAATTAG